A genomic stretch from Lagenorhynchus albirostris chromosome 12, mLagAlb1.1, whole genome shotgun sequence includes:
- the SDHAF4 gene encoding succinate dehydrogenase assembly factor 4, mitochondrial isoform X2: MVVLGFTSLLGHIPATAWRAARSPILCHSLRKISSQGEKSKPIKQPLKKPKLPEGRFDAPEDSNLEKEPLTKFPDDVNPVTKERGGPRGPEPTRYGDWERKGRCIDF, encoded by the exons ATGGTTGTGCTGGGCTTCACGTCGTTGCTGGGCCACATCCCGGCCACAGCGTGGAGAGCGGCAA GATCACCCATTCTGTGTCATTCTTTGAGGAAAATAAGTTCTCAAGGAGAAAAATCCAAACCCATCAAACAACCCCTTAAGAagccaaagttaccagaaggtcGTTTTGATGCACCAGAAGATTCCAATTTAGAGAAAGAACCACTGACAA AATTTCCAGATGATGTTAATCCTGTTACCAAAGAAAGAGGTGGACCCAGGGGCCCAGAACCTACCCGATATGGAGATTGGGAACGAAAAGGACGCTGTATTGATTTTTAA
- the SDHAF4 gene encoding succinate dehydrogenase assembly factor 4, mitochondrial isoform X1 codes for MVVLGFTSLLGHIPATAWRAARSPILCHSLRKISSQGEKSKPIKQPLKKPKLPEGRFDAPEDSNLEKEPLTILISDSLRRELLGLPWIRCPQLNQPVASGLVKMWLFSL; via the exons ATGGTTGTGCTGGGCTTCACGTCGTTGCTGGGCCACATCCCGGCCACAGCGTGGAGAGCGGCAA GATCACCCATTCTGTGTCATTCTTTGAGGAAAATAAGTTCTCAAGGAGAAAAATCCAAACCCATCAAACAACCCCTTAAGAagccaaagttaccagaaggtcGTTTTGATGCACCAGAAGATTCCAATTTAGAGAAAGAACCACTGACAA TCCTGATTTCAGATTCCTTAAGAAGAGAGCTCCTTGGCCTACCTTGGATCAGATGTCCACAGCTAAATCAACCAGTGGCCAGTGGCCTGGTGAAAATGTGGTTGTTCTCACTGTAA